The region CAAACCTGAAACTTCAATTTCGAAACCAAAATGTGAACGAGTATCTTCGTGAATTACACCCGTTATAATCATACTTGTTTCTTGACGTAAATGACGAATTAATTCATATAAATCGTCTCCAAGCTGACTTTTAACAGCTACCCCCTGAAAAAATGCTGTTCCATCTCTCAATTGTAAAAATGAAATTTTTCCACTAGAGCGCTTATCAGTCAACCACGCACCGATTTCAACTTCTTGATCTACGTAATCCTTTGCATCAATAATGTTAATTTTCTTCAAACCAATCACTCCTAATAAGTATTTACCGCATTAATTATTTTCCCCGAATCAAAGGCAACTGTCTTCACTACTAGATGATTAGCCTTAGAAATATAACTGACAACCCATACCGCTTGGTTTTTGTAATACCCAAAAGAAGTATTTGTGATCTGATCAATTTTTGACTTTTTAATTACAGTATTGATCGCTGTCTGTTTTGAAACACCCTTTGCTCGGTTAAAAACTTGTAACTTTTTGCCCTTATTGCTTACAACCACAAGGACATCTTTTCCACTCCGTTTACCAGTAACCGAATATTGTGGATCACCATGCGTAAATCGCATAACACTTCCGATACTGGTCAATCCCACTTTTTTCTTAACCAAACTAGTAACCTGTTTATCTGTTTGACGGACAGGAGCAACCAATTCATTTGAAATAAGCAAGATGATACCAACGAGGCTAACTACAATAATCGTTAGGATGATCAGAAACGGGTGTTTTCCTTTTTTATTTCTTCGTTCCATACTCAATCCCTCCAATTACTTTACTACCGCTCTAAATTATATCCCATTTGATACTACTAAATAAAGGGTCATTTGGATCGATAAAAATTTTTTAAATCATTTCTAATTTTTTCAACATCATTTATTTTGTTTTCAACACCATTAGGAAGCTGACTAATAAACTGTTTGCCATATTTACGATCGATAATACGACGATCTAAAACAACGACAGCTCCTCTATCATCACTTTTCCGAATAACCCTACCAATCCCTTGCTTAAAAGTTAATAATGCATCAGGAAGTAAGAAGCTCTGAAAGACATTCTTAGATGTTACCTTTGCCAATTGGGAAAGTTTATCCTCAGGCGATCTGAATGGTAACCTGGTAATTATTAAATATTCTAATTGGTCACCTGGAAAATCCACCCCCTCCCAAAAACTTGCTGCTCCTAAAACAATTGCATTTTCTTCATCGTTGAACTCACGAATTATTTTTGCACGGGAACCGTTAATTCCTTGTGCTAAAACTTTACGATCCTCATTTAGATCTGTCATTCTTAATAACCCATAAACATGTGCCAAAGTTTCCAAAGAATTAAACAACACTAAGGTTTGTTTATCAATACCCTTAGTTAATTTATAAATACTTTCTGCTAAAAATTGTTCATAGTTTTGGTAACTTTTTTCTTGAGATATTGAAAAATCAGAGTCGAGAACCTCAAATTTAAGTCTATTTTTGTAGTCAATTTCAGAATTAAAAGTTCTAATCTTTGTCGAATCAGAATTAAAATCAAAATTTTGCAAAAAATACTTTCGATTATGACCAGCAAATAATGTTCCACCGATTAGCAACGTTTTTGCAAAAGTTTTTTCTACCTTCGAGTTATAAAAGGCAGTTGCTTCAGCAATTTCTCTTGCTACTCTTATTGACCTTTGATCATGATTTGCACCAACCAATACCGAAAAGACCTCTCCTTTTGGTTTCTTTTGGATAATTTTTTTCATCATTTCGTACGCAATTTCAAAGATTTCCGCGTCTGTTTGAATGTTCAATAGCAAATCACGATCTTCACTCAACAAATAATCTTCGTTACTTTGCTGTATCAGCTTTTGAATTGCAACCATACCATTCGCTAAATCATCGTATATTCGTTTCCATTCTGCATTCTTTCTAAGAAGAAAAGATGTATCAATCGCTAATTCAAATGGTTGTCCTGTTAACTGCGTATGGGTAAATTTTTTTACAAATTTAGCAAAAAGGATTGCTTGAAAATCCTCAATATCATTTGTTAATCTAAGCAAAACGTTCTGAGTACTCTGTAGATCATTTTGTGAAAGGCGGGTAGCTTGTCCATTGCGCTGAGTTTTAAATAGCCAGTCTTTTATATTTTCATTAATCTTTGTAACCTTATTTAGGAGTGTTGTTAAATCAATAATAATTTCATTGAATTGTTTTAAATCACTCACAAAATGTTGGGCTTCATCAACTACCAAGAAGGGGCTATTATAATTATTCTTTTTTACAAATTCATCAATATTTTTAATCAAAAAATTATGATTTGTAATTAAGACATTAGCAGTCTGTCGCCGAGCTAGATTTCTTCGATAAAAATCAAACTCGAAAAAGGGATTAGTTTCCCCTTGTATTGCCCCTCCACGATAACGAACTTCTTCAATAAAGTTAGAAAAACCAACATGCTGATTGATTTCATCCAAATCACCAGTATTTGTTTCAAGTAACCAGACCATCACTTTCATTGCAAGTAATTTCGATTCCTTACTTAGTTGTCCATTCTTCAATTGTTTTTCTAACAGATTAAGATCCAAATAATTGTGATTAGACTTAACTATTTCTAAGTTTATGGGAGTTGGTAAAATACGATTTAATACCCTATTTCCCTCCTGTAAAACTTGTTCCTGAAGGATGGTAGTCGGAACACTAACGACCATTTGTCTATTTTCAATCACACTAAGATAAGCTAACGGTAATAAATATCCTAATGTTTTCCCCATTCCAGTCGGCGCCTCAATCACCAAGTTTTTAATATTTTCTTTTCTTAAATTACGAAACACATAGTTCATCAGTGATGATTGTGTTTTTCTAATAGCCAGGTAATCTCCAAACAAATGTTGCTTTTCCTTCTTCGTCATTGGAAATTCCGCGATCTTATCAAGCGGTGCCGTTTGATAACCATCAGGTCTGCGTAATGCAATCCCATTTACGACGACCAAATTTGAAGGTAAATCTTTTTTTCGTTCTTTGTTTATATTTAATGCGTCTTTAACCACTTCAAAAGTATCCCTGGGAAGAGCTTCCCCCAGTTTAGCCAACTCTTTCAAAGTAACTAACGGCAACCCCTGTATCTTCTTAAGCAGGTGGATTAAGACATAGGCTGTTGCCCTAGAGTCACTATTTGCAGAATGCGGGTTTAAATGCTCTATGCCTAGATAATGGGTTAAATCTCTTAATCGATACCCAGGTGCCTTTGCAAAAATAACCTGACTTAGAGTAACCGTATCAATTGCTGGTGTATCAAGTGAAGGGTATCCACTCCTCATAAATTCATCATTCAAAAAAGGAAAGTCAAAATTCACATTATGTGCTACAAAATTTGTTCCTTGTAACATTGCAAAAACTTTTCCAGCAATATCAGAAAATTTAGGCGCAGTATCAACCCTTTCTTGAGTAATCCCCGTTAGCCTTGTAATCATAGCAGGAACGGACCTCTCGGGATTCACATCACTACTATATTCATCAACAATTCGCCCATTCTCAATAAATGTACACCCAATTTGTATTATTCGATTTTCGCCATTCATGTCATTGCCAGTCGTTTCTAAGTCAACAACAGCATATCTTTTATTTAACATTTTTCTTCCCTCAATTCATTCCTTCTTAATTTTACCAAAAGATAAGGTTTAGAGCATAGAATAAACAGCAATATTAAGGTATCATTTAATTTGCATATAAAAAGGAGTGTAAAATATGGATACTTTCCAATCGGCTAGTAATGCCAAGATTATACTCATTGGTGAACACAGCGTTGTTTATGGTGAGCCCGCCATTGCAATGCCCATAAAAAATATTCAAACACGTGTTCAAGTTGAACCAATTGCTGGTCCCATTTGGATTGAAAGTCGTTATTACTCTGGTACAATTTTATCTGAGCAAGCCAACAATTTAAGCGGCATATTCCGATTAATTGAGGCTTGTTTTCAGCAGTTAAATCGTCCTTTGCAAAATGTTAAGATAACTATTAATAGTGATATACCTTCTGAGCGGGGGATGGGATCGTCGGCGTCAACTGCAGTTGCAATAGTTCGTGGTATTTTTGGCTATTACAATCAGTCACTTAATCAGGCGACCCTTACTCAGCTCACTAATATTTCCGAGTCCGTCATTCACGGCAATCCAAGTGGACTCGATGTAGCAGCAACGAGTTCTTCTCTACCAATTTGGTATCAAAAAAAAAGGGAACTCTCTTATTTTCATTCAAATCTGAATGGTTATCTTGTAATTGCTGATAGTGGCGTCAAGGGTAAAACAGATGAAGCCGTTTCTCGGGTCCGTCTTAAGGTTTCACAAAATGCTGAGGCATTACAACGAATTAAGCATCTCAGTTCGCTCACTCATGATGCTCGAACAGCAATTGAATTAAATCAAATTGACGACCTAGGATTGATTTTTAATGAGGCCCATCAAGATTTAAAATATTTAGGAGTTAGCGACCCTTCAGTTGAAACACTTATTAAAACGGCAAACCGGCATGGTGCTCTTGGTAGCAAGCTTACCGGAGGTGGCCTTGGCGGTTGTATTATCGCGCTTTCGGCCACCAAAAACACGGCCGAAAATTTAAGGTCAGCACTACTTAACAGTGGTGCAACTGAAGCTTGGATTGAACGCTTTGGATAAAAACTATGAATAATACTCATAATAAAACTGGTTTTGCACGTGCTCATACTAATATTGCACTTGTTAAATACTGGGGGAAAAGTGATGAAGATCTTATACTACCAACTAATGACAGTATTTCATTAACTTTAAGGGACTTCTATACAGATACAGAGGTAACTTTTGAAAAAAATATTAAAAAAAACAAGCTCTGGATTAATGGCAGCCGAGTTGATGATTCCAAACTGCTTCGTGTTAATAGAGTGATTGATTTAGTAAAGAAAAAGTTTAAAATCAATCAATTTGCCAGCATAAAGTCAGTAAACCACGTCCCTACATCTGCAGGGCTTGCATCTTCGGCATCGGCAATGGCAGCTTTATCGGGCGCCGCTTGGAAAGCTGCGACAGACCTAGCTCCTGACCTGCGAGAACTATCAAAAATTGCTCGCATTGGGTCTGGTTCTGCGTCAAGGTCCATTTATGGCGGATTTGTACGTTGGCATCGTGGAATTGATCATGATACTTCCTTTGCCACCCCTATTCCAACTAAAAATTTTGACGATTTGAGAATTATCACAGTAGTGGTTAATTCCGCGGCAAAAAAAATTCTAAGCACTAACGGAATGAAAAGCGTTGCACAAACTTCACCATTCTTTGATTCTTGGGTTCAGCAGGCTAATCAAGACGTAACCAAAATGATTAGTGCACTTGAAATCGGTGACTTTGACAAGTTAGGAATGATTGCAGAGCAAAATGCTATGCTGATGCATTCAACAACCCTTTCCGCCAACCCTGCTTTTACTTATTTTGAACCTGCTACTTTACAAATTATCAATATAGTCCATCATCTCCGTGAAGATGGTATACATTGCTACTTTACAATCGATGCTGGACCAAATGTTAAAATTATTTGTCAACAGAATTCTGTGACAAGTATTAAAAATAAACTTCAACAAGATTTTAAACAGGACCAAATCATCGAAACTCAAGTTGGCCCTGGTATTACATTTTCAAAAATAGAGGGAAATCATGATTAAAGAACAAGCACCTGGAAAATTATACATAGCTGGTGAATATGCAGTAGTTGAACCTGGTCACAGTGCCATTATTGTTGCATTAAATCAATTTGTGACAGCCAGCATCGAACCAACCACAAAAAAAGTCGGAAATATTATTTCTGAGCAGTTTCAAAATGACATTCTATCATGGCGTCGACAAGGCAATAAAATGATTGTTGATAATCGTGACAATCCTTATCACTATATTCTTTCTGCTATTTCAATAACAGAAGAATTAGCTTCCCTTTTAGACAAAAAGTTAATGACTTTTAATTTATATATATCTAGCGAATTAGATAGCAAAGATGGAAAAAAATATGGCTTGGGTAGCTCAGCGGCAGTTACCGTTGCTACTATCAAAGCATTAGCTAAGTTCTATCAAATTAATCTAAACAAAGAGTTGCTATTTAAATTAGCTGCTATCGCCCATCTCGATGTTCAAGGAAACGGTTCTCTGGGAGATATCGCCGCAAGTGTTTATGGCGGGTGGATTGCGTATCACTCATTTAATCGTGACTGGCTCAGTAGTATTCGTAGAACCCAAGATTTAGAAACTATTTTAAAAACTACATGGCCTGATCTAAAAATTGAATTACTAACCCCCCCTTCTGACTTGGAATTATTGATCGGTTGGACTGGTTCTCCTGCTTCGACTTCAAATCTAGTCGATCAAGTTGCTTCGACTAGTTATCAAGAATCAACTCACTATACTCAGTTTTTAAGAGATAGCGAAATTTGCATTCAAGAACTAATAACCGGATTTAAAAATGGTGATTCAGTGGCCGTTCAACATGCAATTAATCAAAATCGAATTCTATTAAAAAAACTAAGCGCATTCAGTGGTGTTTTAATTGAAACACCTGAACTTTTAAAATTATGCGAAATTGCAAGTCAGTTTAATGGCGTTTCAAAATCATCTGGTGCTGGTGGAGGTGACTGTGGTATCGTTCTCATCAATAAAAATGAGGATATTTCTGGTTTAAAGGAATCGTGGAGTAATAATTCAATCACACCACTTAACTTGGACGTTCATGACGTAACAGAAATTATGTAGGAGACTTTATGAAAAATATTCAATCGCACCGTAAAGATGAACATGTTTCTCTTGCAGAAAAATTTTATCAACCTGTAGCTGATGCGGGTTTTGAACAAGTCCGTTTAATTCCGACCGCTATTCCCGAGTTAAACGAGTCTGATATACATCTAGAATCCGTTCTTGCTGGGATTAAAATTTCTACACCCTTTTTCATTCAAGCAATGACTGGTGGAAGTGAAAACACCAAACGAATCAATGCTCGTTTAGCACATATTGCTAGCCAAACAGGCCTCGCCATGGCTGTCGGTTCACAATCAGTTGCGCTACGAAATTCCGATCTGGTTTCTACTTTTCAAATCGTTCGCAAAGTAAATCCAAAGGGAATTATTTTAGCCAATGTTGGAGCTGGCGTACCCGTCGTGTATGCTCAACAGGCCGTTAATATGATTAAAGCTGATGCACTGCAAATTCACATAAATGTTGCTCAGGAAATCGTTATGCCCGAAGGTGAAACTGAATTTACTTGGCTTAAAAACATTCAAAATATAATTCAAAAAGTTCATGTTCCTGTCATTTTAAAGTCAGTCGGTTTCGGACTCTCAACTGCCGACCTTGAAATTTTACAAGCGATAGGTGTTAAGTATTTTGACTTAGGCGGTTCTGGTGGTACTAATTTTATTGACATAGAAAACCAAAGGAATCATAGCGCTCAATATGCTTACCTACGAAATTGGGGATTATCAACTGTTGAATCTTTGCTTGAGGCACGTAACTATAAGGACCTATCATATACAGCAACCGGTGGAATTAGAAATCCTCTCGATATTGTTAAGGCGATTGCCTTAGGTGCTAAAAATGTTGGAATTGCTGGGTACTTCTTGCATCAAATCATTAATGAAAAAGATGATAACGTTATTATTTCCAATATTGAAGATTGGAAACATCAAGTTAAACAAATTATGCTTATGCTTGGAATGGATCATATTGAATCGCTTACAAACAATCAAATCATTCTTTCTAGTGAATTATCGAACTTTAAAAATCAACGTCATATTTAGGCACATCTTAATTTAA is a window of Pediococcus claussenii ATCC BAA-344 DNA encoding:
- a CDS encoding helicase C-terminal domain-containing protein, with the protein product MLNKRYAVVDLETTGNDMNGENRIIQIGCTFIENGRIVDEYSSDVNPERSVPAMITRLTGITQERVDTAPKFSDIAGKVFAMLQGTNFVAHNVNFDFPFLNDEFMRSGYPSLDTPAIDTVTLSQVIFAKAPGYRLRDLTHYLGIEHLNPHSANSDSRATAYVLIHLLKKIQGLPLVTLKELAKLGEALPRDTFEVVKDALNINKERKKDLPSNLVVVNGIALRRPDGYQTAPLDKIAEFPMTKKEKQHLFGDYLAIRKTQSSLMNYVFRNLRKENIKNLVIEAPTGMGKTLGYLLPLAYLSVIENRQMVVSVPTTILQEQVLQEGNRVLNRILPTPINLEIVKSNHNYLDLNLLEKQLKNGQLSKESKLLAMKVMVWLLETNTGDLDEINQHVGFSNFIEEVRYRGGAIQGETNPFFEFDFYRRNLARRQTANVLITNHNFLIKNIDEFVKKNNYNSPFLVVDEAQHFVSDLKQFNEIIIDLTTLLNKVTKINENIKDWLFKTQRNGQATRLSQNDLQSTQNVLLRLTNDIEDFQAILFAKFVKKFTHTQLTGQPFELAIDTSFLLRKNAEWKRIYDDLANGMVAIQKLIQQSNEDYLLSEDRDLLLNIQTDAEIFEIAYEMMKKIIQKKPKGEVFSVLVGANHDQRSIRVAREIAEATAFYNSKVEKTFAKTLLIGGTLFAGHNRKYFLQNFDFNSDSTKIRTFNSEIDYKNRLKFEVLDSDFSISQEKSYQNYEQFLAESIYKLTKGIDKQTLVLFNSLETLAHVYGLLRMTDLNEDRKVLAQGINGSRAKIIREFNDEENAIVLGAASFWEGVDFPGDQLEYLIITRLPFRSPEDKLSQLAKVTSKNVFQSFLLPDALLTFKQGIGRVIRKSDDRGAVVVLDRRIIDRKYGKQFISQLPNGVENKINDVEKIRNDLKNFYRSK
- the mvk gene encoding mevalonate kinase, translating into MDTFQSASNAKIILIGEHSVVYGEPAIAMPIKNIQTRVQVEPIAGPIWIESRYYSGTILSEQANNLSGIFRLIEACFQQLNRPLQNVKITINSDIPSERGMGSSASTAVAIVRGIFGYYNQSLNQATLTQLTNISESVIHGNPSGLDVAATSSSLPIWYQKKRELSYFHSNLNGYLVIADSGVKGKTDEAVSRVRLKVSQNAEALQRIKHLSSLTHDARTAIELNQIDDLGLIFNEAHQDLKYLGVSDPSVETLIKTANRHGALGSKLTGGGLGGCIIALSATKNTAENLRSALLNSGATEAWIERFG
- the mvaD gene encoding diphosphomevalonate decarboxylase, which produces MNNTHNKTGFARAHTNIALVKYWGKSDEDLILPTNDSISLTLRDFYTDTEVTFEKNIKKNKLWINGSRVDDSKLLRVNRVIDLVKKKFKINQFASIKSVNHVPTSAGLASSASAMAALSGAAWKAATDLAPDLRELSKIARIGSGSASRSIYGGFVRWHRGIDHDTSFATPIPTKNFDDLRIITVVVNSAAKKILSTNGMKSVAQTSPFFDSWVQQANQDVTKMISALEIGDFDKLGMIAEQNAMLMHSTTLSANPAFTYFEPATLQIINIVHHLREDGIHCYFTIDAGPNVKIICQQNSVTSIKNKLQQDFKQDQIIETQVGPGITFSKIEGNHD
- a CDS encoding phosphomevalonate kinase; translation: MIKEQAPGKLYIAGEYAVVEPGHSAIIVALNQFVTASIEPTTKKVGNIISEQFQNDILSWRRQGNKMIVDNRDNPYHYILSAISITEELASLLDKKLMTFNLYISSELDSKDGKKYGLGSSAAVTVATIKALAKFYQINLNKELLFKLAAIAHLDVQGNGSLGDIAASVYGGWIAYHSFNRDWLSSIRRTQDLETILKTTWPDLKIELLTPPSDLELLIGWTGSPASTSNLVDQVASTSYQESTHYTQFLRDSEICIQELITGFKNGDSVAVQHAINQNRILLKKLSAFSGVLIETPELLKLCEIASQFNGVSKSSGAGGGDCGIVLINKNEDISGLKESWSNNSITPLNLDVHDVTEIM
- the fni gene encoding type 2 isopentenyl-diphosphate Delta-isomerase, which gives rise to MKNIQSHRKDEHVSLAEKFYQPVADAGFEQVRLIPTAIPELNESDIHLESVLAGIKISTPFFIQAMTGGSENTKRINARLAHIASQTGLAMAVGSQSVALRNSDLVSTFQIVRKVNPKGIILANVGAGVPVVYAQQAVNMIKADALQIHINVAQEIVMPEGETEFTWLKNIQNIIQKVHVPVILKSVGFGLSTADLEILQAIGVKYFDLGGSGGTNFIDIENQRNHSAQYAYLRNWGLSTVESLLEARNYKDLSYTATGGIRNPLDIVKAIALGAKNVGIAGYFLHQIINEKDDNVIISNIEDWKHQVKQIMLMLGMDHIESLTNNQIILSSELSNFKNQRHI